In a single window of the Arachis hypogaea cultivar Tifrunner chromosome 6, arahy.Tifrunner.gnm2.J5K5, whole genome shotgun sequence genome:
- the LOC112805821 gene encoding uncharacterized mitochondrial protein AtMg00310-like, whose product MYWIGWRITCRPKNQGGLNFKNLKAFNLAMLAKQGWRLLTRPNSLISKVYQSKYYRYSGFLRAETCTNPSWGWRSIMEGRIVLEKGILWEVGIGLSIRIRDDSWVKDYVAITPNLSQHIEERPERVSDLILPNRS is encoded by the coding sequence ATGTACTGGATTGGCTGGAGAATTACTTGCAGGCCAAAGAATCAAGGAGGACTCAACTTCAAAAACCTTAAAGCCTTTAATCTGGCAATGTTAGCAAAGCAAGGATGGCGTCTACTCACCAGGCCTAACTCTCTTATCAGTAAAGTTTACCAGAGTAAGTATTATCGATATTCTGGTTTCCTAAGAGCAGAAACATGTACAAATCCCTCCTGGGGTTGGCGTAGTATAATGGAAGGAAGGATAGTCTTAGAGAAAGGAATTCTCTGGGAAGTGGGCATAGGTCTATCTATTCGAATTAGGGATGATTCATGGGTCAAGGATTATGTAGCCATCACTCCTAATCTCTCACAACATATAGAAGAAAGACCAGAGAGGGTCTCCGACCTAATCCTACCTAATAGGTCATGA